A window of Leclercia adecarboxylata contains these coding sequences:
- the ptsN gene encoding PTS IIA-like nitrogen regulatory protein PtsN: MMNNDSTLQLSSVLNQECTRSAVHCQSKKRALEIISELAAKQLSLPPQVVFEAILTREKMGSTGIGNGIAIPHGKLEEDTLRAVGVFVQLETPIAFDAIDNQPVDLLFALLVPADQTKTHLHTLSLVAKRLADKTICRRLRAAQSDEELYQIITETEGSQDDA, encoded by the coding sequence ATGATGAATAACGATTCCACTCTACAACTGAGCAGTGTCCTTAATCAGGAATGTACCCGCAGTGCCGTTCACTGCCAGAGCAAAAAACGTGCGCTGGAGATCATCAGTGAACTGGCCGCAAAACAGCTGAGCCTGCCGCCACAAGTGGTCTTTGAAGCGATCCTGACCCGCGAAAAGATGGGCAGTACCGGCATCGGCAACGGCATCGCCATTCCCCATGGCAAACTGGAAGAGGATACTCTGCGTGCTGTAGGGGTGTTTGTTCAACTGGAAACACCTATCGCCTTTGATGCCATTGATAACCAGCCTGTCGATCTGCTGTTTGCCCTGCTGGTGCCAGCCGATCAGACTAAAACGCATCTGCATACGCTCTCGCTGGTGGCTAAACGTCTGGCGGATAAAACCATCTGTCGCCGTTTGCGTGCGGCGCAGAGCGACGAAGAGCTCTATCAAATTATTACGGAAACGGAAGGCAGTCAGGATGATGCGTAA
- the kdsD gene encoding arabinose-5-phosphate isomerase KdsD, with the protein MSQIELQPGFDFQKAGKQVLEIEREGLAQLDQYINQDFSLACEKLFHCTGKVVVMGMGKSGHIGRKMAATFASTGTTAFFVHPGEAAHGDLGMVSSQDIVIALSNSGESNEILALIPVLKRLQVPLICITSRPESSMARAADIHLCVKVPKEACPLGLAPTSSTTAALVMGDALAVALLEARGFTAEDFALSHPGGALGRKLLLRVNDIMHTGDEIPHVSKDASLRDALLEITRKNLGMTVICNDQWKIDGIFTDGDLRRVFDMGVDVRKLGIADVMTTGGIRVRSGTLAVEVLNLMQSRHITSVMVADGDQLLGVVHMHDLLRAGVV; encoded by the coding sequence ATGTCGCAAATAGAATTGCAGCCGGGTTTTGACTTTCAGAAAGCAGGAAAACAGGTTCTGGAGATTGAACGTGAAGGTCTGGCGCAGTTAGATCAATATATCAATCAGGATTTTAGCCTGGCGTGTGAGAAACTTTTCCACTGCACCGGCAAAGTCGTGGTGATGGGGATGGGCAAATCCGGCCACATTGGCCGTAAAATGGCCGCCACCTTCGCCAGTACCGGTACGACTGCGTTTTTCGTCCATCCCGGCGAAGCGGCGCATGGCGACCTGGGTATGGTTTCATCGCAGGATATCGTTATTGCGTTATCCAACTCCGGTGAATCGAATGAGATCCTGGCGCTGATCCCGGTGCTGAAGCGTCTGCAGGTTCCGCTCATCTGCATCACCAGCCGTCCGGAAAGCAGCATGGCGCGCGCCGCGGATATCCATCTTTGCGTCAAGGTGCCAAAAGAAGCCTGTCCTCTGGGGCTGGCACCCACCTCCAGCACCACTGCCGCACTGGTGATGGGTGATGCACTGGCCGTCGCCCTGCTTGAAGCGCGCGGCTTTACCGCTGAAGATTTCGCCCTCTCCCACCCGGGCGGTGCGCTGGGACGTAAATTGCTGCTGCGCGTGAATGACATCATGCATACTGGCGATGAAATTCCACACGTCAGTAAAGACGCCTCCCTGCGCGATGCGTTGCTGGAAATTACCCGTAAAAATTTGGGCATGACCGTCATCTGTAATGACCAGTGGAAGATTGACGGGATCTTCACCGACGGGGATTTGCGTCGCGTATTTGATATGGGTGTCGATGTCCGCAAGTTGGGTATCGCCGATGTCATGACCACAGGCGGTATTCGGGTGCGTTCCGGCACGCTTGCCGTCGAGGTCCTGAACCTGATGCAGTCCCGCCATATCACCTCCGTTATGGTTGCCGATGGCGACCAGTTGCTGGGTGTGGTACATATGCATGATCTTCTGCGCGCAGGCGTAGTGTAA
- the lptC gene encoding LPS export ABC transporter periplasmic protein LptC — MSKTRRWVIILLTLVALVLIGVNLADRDDEQAPTVNTNDPTYKSDHSDTVVYSPEGALNYRLIAQHVEYFSEQGVSWFTQPVMTTFDTDKIPTWSIKSDRAKLTNDRMLYLYGHVEVNALTADSQLRKITTDNAQINLVTQDVTSQDLVTLYGTTFNSSGLRMRGNLRSKNAELIEKVRTSYEIPSKQTQP, encoded by the coding sequence ATGAGTAAAACCAGACGTTGGGTTATTATTCTGCTAACGCTTGTCGCACTGGTACTGATTGGCGTGAATCTCGCTGACCGGGACGACGAACAAGCGCCGACGGTCAACACGAACGATCCGACATATAAAAGCGATCACAGCGATACCGTCGTTTACAGCCCCGAAGGGGCGCTGAACTATCGCCTTATCGCTCAGCACGTTGAGTATTTTTCCGAACAGGGCGTTTCATGGTTTACCCAACCGGTGATGACCACGTTTGATACCGATAAAATTCCAACATGGTCGATTAAATCAGACCGGGCAAAACTGACGAATGACCGTATGCTTTATCTGTATGGTCACGTTGAAGTGAACGCGCTGACCGCCGATTCGCAGCTGCGCAAAATCACAACCGATAACGCACAGATAAACCTTGTGACGCAGGACGTAACCTCGCAGGATCTGGTTACGTTATACGGCACAACATTTAATTCCAGCGGTCTGAGAATGCGCGGGAACTTACGCAGCAAGAACGCAGAGCTGATTGAAAAGGTTAGAACCTCCTATGAAATTCCAAGCAAACAAACTCAGCCTTAA
- the lptB gene encoding LPS export ABC transporter ATP-binding protein → MATLTAKNLAKAYKGRRVVEDVSLTVNSGEIVGLLGPNGAGKTTTFYMVVGIVPRDAGNIIIDDEDISLLPLHARARRGIGYLPQEASIFRRLSVFDNLMAVLQIRDDLTSEQRQDRANELMEEFHIEHLRDSLGQALSGGERRRVEIARALAANPKFILLDEPFAGVDPISVIDIKRIIEHLRDSGLGVLITDHNVRETLAVCERAYIVSQGHLIAHGTPQQILEDEHVKRVYLGEDFRL, encoded by the coding sequence ATGGCAACATTAACTGCAAAGAATCTCGCCAAAGCCTATAAGGGCCGCCGCGTAGTGGAAGATGTCAGTTTGACCGTTAACTCCGGCGAGATTGTCGGTTTGTTGGGTCCTAACGGTGCGGGTAAAACCACCACATTTTACATGGTCGTGGGCATTGTCCCGCGCGATGCGGGTAACATCATTATTGATGATGAAGATATCAGCCTGCTGCCTCTGCACGCCCGTGCCCGCCGCGGCATCGGCTATCTGCCGCAGGAAGCCTCGATTTTTCGCCGTCTGAGCGTTTTCGACAACCTGATGGCTGTGCTGCAGATCCGCGATGATTTGACCTCTGAGCAGCGTCAGGATCGCGCCAACGAGCTGATGGAAGAGTTCCATATCGAACACCTGCGCGACAGCCTGGGTCAGGCCCTTTCCGGTGGTGAACGTCGCCGCGTGGAAATTGCCCGTGCGCTGGCCGCGAATCCAAAATTTATCCTGCTTGATGAACCTTTTGCGGGCGTTGACCCTATTTCGGTCATTGATATCAAACGTATTATTGAGCATCTGCGCGACAGTGGCCTTGGGGTTCTCATCACTGACCACAACGTCCGTGAGACGCTGGCGGTGTGTGAGCGTGCCTATATCGTCAGCCAGGGCCATCTTATCGCCCATGGTACCCCGCAGCAGATCCTCGAAGACGAGCATGTTAAGCGCGTGTATCTTGGGGAAGACTTCAGACTCTGA
- a CDS encoding calcium/sodium antiporter, with amino-acid sequence MLLATALLIIGLLLVVYSADRLVFSASILCRLLGIPPLIIGMTVVSVGTSLPEIIVSVAASMHDQVDLAVGTAIGSNIVNILLILGLAALLHSFRVHSDVLRRELPLMLIVSLLAGYVLYDGQLTLSDGIFLLALAIVWLVYIVKLARAAEKQGCDTLTQEQVAELPREGNLPVALLWLGVALIIMPMATQMIVDNATVLANYFAMSELTIGLTVIAIGTSLPELATAIAGARKGEDDIAIGNIIGANIFNIAIVLGLPALIAPGAFNPLAFSRDYGVMVVVSAIFALLCWRRKRQIGQGAGALLTVGFVVWMAMLYWLSPLLSG; translated from the coding sequence ATGCTTCTTGCAACGGCACTGTTAATAATTGGTTTACTTTTGGTGGTCTACAGTGCCGACCGTCTGGTGTTCTCCGCATCAATCCTCTGTCGTTTATTGGGTATTCCCCCGCTAATTATTGGGATGACGGTGGTCAGCGTCGGCACCTCCCTGCCCGAGATCATCGTCTCTGTTGCCGCCTCGATGCACGATCAGGTCGATCTTGCCGTAGGAACGGCCATTGGCTCCAATATCGTCAACATTTTGCTCATCCTGGGCCTTGCTGCGCTACTGCATTCATTTCGCGTGCATTCTGATGTTCTGCGGCGTGAATTACCGCTAATGTTAATTGTCAGCCTGCTGGCGGGTTACGTGTTATATGACGGGCAGTTAACTCTCAGCGACGGCATCTTCCTGCTGGCGCTGGCGATCGTCTGGCTGGTCTATATCGTCAAGCTTGCCCGGGCCGCAGAAAAACAGGGCTGCGACACGTTAACCCAGGAACAGGTGGCAGAGCTACCGCGTGAGGGAAACTTACCTGTCGCGCTGCTTTGGCTGGGTGTGGCGTTAATCATTATGCCCATGGCGACGCAGATGATTGTCGATAACGCCACGGTGCTGGCCAACTATTTCGCCATGAGCGAATTGACTATCGGCCTGACGGTGATTGCCATTGGTACCAGCCTGCCCGAACTTGCCACGGCTATCGCCGGGGCGCGTAAAGGTGAAGATGACATCGCGATTGGTAACATCATCGGTGCCAATATTTTCAACATTGCTATTGTGCTGGGCCTGCCTGCCCTGATCGCCCCTGGCGCGTTCAATCCGCTCGCGTTCAGCCGTGACTACGGGGTGATGGTGGTCGTCAGCGCAATATTCGCCCTGCTCTGCTGGCGGCGAAAAAGGCAGATTGGTCAGGGTGCTGGCGCGCTGCTGACGGTGGGATTTGTCGTATGGATGGCGATGCTGTACTGGCTCTCGCCGCTTCTCTCTGGGTAA
- the hpf gene encoding ribosome hibernation promoting factor: MQLNITGHNVEITEALRDFVNTKFAKLEQYFERINQVYVVLKVEKVTHISDATLHVNGGEIHASAEGQDMYAAIDGLIDKLARQLNKHKDKLKQH, from the coding sequence ATGCAGCTCAACATCACTGGACATAACGTCGAGATCACTGAGGCCCTGCGCGATTTTGTGAATACTAAATTCGCCAAGCTCGAGCAGTATTTCGAGAGGATCAATCAGGTCTACGTTGTGTTAAAAGTGGAAAAAGTGACTCATATCTCGGATGCCACCCTGCACGTTAATGGGGGCGAAATCCATGCCAGTGCGGAAGGGCAGGACATGTACGCGGCTATCGACGGCTTGATCGACAAGCTGGCACGACAGCTAAACAAACATAAAGATAAACTGAAACAACACTAA
- the kdsC gene encoding 3-deoxy-manno-octulosonate-8-phosphatase KdsC has translation MMNAGASLATCYGPVSAQMMSQAEKIRLLILDVDGVLSDGLIYMGNNGEELKAFNVRDGYGIRCALTSGIEVAIITGRKAKLVEDRCETLGITHLYQGQSDKMVAFRDLLGKLAIDPENVAYVGDDLIDWPVMAEVGLSIAVADAHPLLIPRADYVTRINGGRGAVREVCDLLLLAQGKLDEAKGQSI, from the coding sequence ATGATGAATGCGGGTGCATCCCTTGCAACCTGTTATGGCCCGGTAAGTGCGCAAATGATGTCGCAGGCTGAAAAGATTCGCCTGCTGATCCTGGATGTGGATGGCGTACTGTCTGATGGCCTGATTTATATGGGCAACAACGGCGAAGAGCTGAAAGCGTTCAACGTGCGTGATGGCTACGGTATTCGCTGTGCCCTGACTTCTGGCATAGAAGTTGCCATCATTACCGGACGTAAGGCTAAACTGGTAGAAGATCGGTGCGAAACGCTGGGCATTACGCATCTCTATCAGGGGCAATCAGATAAGATGGTCGCTTTCAGGGACTTACTTGGTAAACTTGCCATCGATCCGGAAAACGTCGCCTATGTCGGAGACGATCTTATTGACTGGCCAGTGATGGCAGAAGTGGGACTCAGCATCGCCGTGGCCGATGCCCATCCGCTTTTGATCCCGCGCGCTGACTATGTCACCCGTATTAACGGTGGCCGTGGCGCAGTACGAGAAGTCTGCGACCTGTTGCTGCTGGCGCAAGGTAAGCTTGATGAGGCCAAAGGGCAATCGATATGA
- the mlaE gene encoding lipid asymmetry maintenance ABC transporter permease subunit MlaE has translation MLLNALAALGHRGIKTIRTFGRAGLMLFNALVGKPEFRKHAPLLVRQLYNVGVLSMLIIIVSGVFIGMVLGLQGYLVLTTYSAETSLGMLVALSLLRELGPVVAALLFAGRAGSALTAEIGLMRATEQLSSMEMMAVDPLRRVISPRFWAGMISLPLLTILFVAVGIWGGSMVGVQWKGIDAGFFWSAMQGAVDWRLDLVNCLIKSAVFAVTITWIALFNGYDAIPTSAGISRATTRTVVHSSLAILALDFVLTALMFGK, from the coding sequence ATGCTGTTAAATGCGTTGGCCGCTCTCGGACACCGTGGCATAAAAACCATCAGGACGTTCGGGCGTGCCGGGTTGATGTTATTCAATGCGCTGGTCGGGAAACCGGAATTCCGTAAACATGCCCCTTTGCTGGTACGCCAGCTGTATAATGTCGGCGTGCTGTCGATGCTCATTATCATTGTTTCCGGGGTGTTCATCGGGATGGTGCTGGGGCTGCAGGGGTATCTGGTTCTCACCACCTACAGCGCGGAAACCAGCCTCGGTATGCTGGTGGCGCTCTCCCTTCTTCGTGAGTTGGGGCCGGTGGTCGCTGCGCTGTTGTTCGCAGGGCGCGCTGGTTCTGCGCTGACGGCGGAAATCGGCCTGATGCGGGCCACCGAGCAGCTCTCCAGTATGGAGATGATGGCCGTGGATCCGCTGCGCCGGGTTATTTCTCCGCGCTTCTGGGCGGGTATGATTTCGCTGCCGTTGCTGACTATCCTGTTTGTGGCTGTCGGGATCTGGGGCGGCTCGATGGTGGGCGTTCAGTGGAAAGGGATCGATGCCGGTTTCTTCTGGTCAGCAATGCAAGGCGCCGTTGACTGGCGTCTGGATCTGGTTAACTGCCTGATTAAAAGTGCGGTATTTGCCGTGACGATTACCTGGATTGCGCTGTTCAATGGTTACGATGCGATCCCGACGTCTGCCGGTATCAGCCGTGCAACCACACGCACCGTTGTTCACTCGTCGCTGGCCATACTGGCTCTGGATTTTGTGCTCACCGCACTGATGTTTGGGAAATGA
- the rpoN gene encoding RNA polymerase factor sigma-54, whose product MKQGLQLRLSQQLAMTPQLQQAIRLLQLSTLELQQELQQALDSNPLLEQTDLHDEVETQQTQDNETLDTVDALEQKEMPDELPLDASWDEIYTAGTPSGTRADYQDDELPVYQGETTQSLQDYLMWQVELTPFSDTDRAIATSIVDAVDETGYLTVSLDDILESIGDDEIEPEEVEAVLKRVQRFDPIGVAARDLRDCLLIQLSQFVKETPWLEEARLIISEHLDLLANHDFRTLMRVTRLKEEVLKEAVNLIQSLDPRPGQSIQTSEPEYVIPDVLVRKHNGLWTVELNSDSIPRLQINQQYASMCTSSRNDSDNQFIRSNLQEARWLIKSLESRNDTLLRVSRCIVEQQQAFFEQGEEFMKPMVLADIAQAVEMHESTISRVTTQKYLHSPRGIFELKYFFSSHVNTEGGGEASSTAIRALVKKLIAAENPAKPLSDSKLTTMLSEQGIMVARRTVAKYRESLSIPPSNQRKQLV is encoded by the coding sequence ATGAAGCAAGGTTTGCAATTAAGGCTCAGCCAACAGCTGGCAATGACGCCGCAGTTACAACAGGCCATTCGCCTGTTGCAGCTGTCGACGCTGGAACTTCAGCAGGAGCTCCAGCAAGCGCTGGACAGTAACCCCCTGCTTGAGCAAACCGATCTTCACGATGAGGTAGAAACTCAGCAAACCCAGGATAACGAAACCCTCGACACGGTTGATGCGTTAGAGCAGAAAGAGATGCCTGACGAGCTACCGCTCGATGCCAGCTGGGATGAGATCTACACCGCCGGAACGCCATCCGGCACGCGGGCTGACTATCAGGATGACGAGTTACCGGTGTATCAGGGTGAAACCACCCAGTCGCTGCAGGATTACCTGATGTGGCAGGTGGAGCTGACGCCGTTTTCCGATACCGATCGCGCCATCGCCACCTCCATTGTGGATGCCGTCGATGAGACCGGCTATTTGACCGTGTCGCTGGACGACATCCTGGAGAGCATCGGCGATGATGAGATTGAGCCTGAAGAGGTCGAAGCGGTTCTGAAGCGCGTTCAGCGTTTCGACCCGATCGGCGTCGCGGCGCGCGATTTACGCGACTGCCTGCTTATACAGCTTTCGCAGTTTGTGAAAGAGACTCCGTGGCTGGAAGAGGCCCGGCTTATCATCAGCGAACATCTGGATCTGCTGGCCAACCACGACTTCCGTACGTTGATGCGTGTGACGCGACTGAAAGAAGAGGTCCTGAAAGAAGCGGTCAATCTGATTCAGTCGCTGGATCCGCGCCCGGGCCAGTCCATCCAGACCAGTGAGCCTGAGTACGTCATTCCTGATGTGCTGGTGCGCAAGCATAACGGTCTGTGGACCGTGGAGCTGAATTCCGACAGCATTCCACGCCTGCAAATCAATCAGCAATACGCCTCAATGTGCACCAGTTCCCGCAACGACTCGGATAACCAGTTTATCCGCAGCAATCTGCAGGAAGCGCGCTGGTTGATCAAAAGCCTTGAGAGCCGCAATGATACACTGCTGCGCGTCAGCCGCTGCATCGTCGAGCAGCAGCAGGCGTTTTTTGAGCAGGGTGAAGAGTTCATGAAGCCGATGGTGCTGGCCGATATCGCCCAGGCCGTCGAGATGCACGAGTCGACAATTTCTCGCGTGACGACGCAGAAGTATCTGCACAGCCCGCGCGGTATTTTTGAGCTTAAATATTTTTTCTCCAGCCATGTCAACACCGAAGGCGGCGGCGAAGCCTCGTCGACGGCGATCAGGGCGCTGGTGAAAAAATTAATCGCCGCGGAAAACCCCGCGAAACCGCTGAGCGACAGTAAGTTAACCACCATGCTGTCCGAACAAGGTATCATGGTGGCACGCCGCACTGTTGCGAAGTATCGAGAGTCTTTATCCATTCCGCCGTCAAACCAGCGTAAACAACTGGTCTGA
- the mlaD gene encoding outer membrane lipid asymmetry maintenance protein MlaD has product MQTKKVEIWVGVFVLLALLAALFLSFKVADVTTIRTEPTYRIYATFDNIGGLKSRSPVRIGGVVVGRVADITLDEKTYLPRVALDIEERYNHIPDTSSLSIRTSGLLGEQYLALNIGFEDPELGTTILKDGGVIQDTKSAMVLEDMIGQFLYNSNSKGGDENQAAQTPAQSDITPPVGTTNSSQEK; this is encoded by the coding sequence ATGCAAACGAAAAAAGTAGAAATTTGGGTAGGCGTATTTGTGTTGCTGGCACTGCTGGCAGCGCTGTTTTTAAGCTTTAAAGTGGCCGATGTGACGACCATACGTACCGAGCCGACATACCGCATTTATGCCACTTTCGATAACATCGGTGGCCTGAAAAGCCGCTCACCGGTGCGTATTGGTGGGGTGGTAGTCGGACGCGTTGCCGATATCACGCTGGATGAGAAAACCTATCTGCCGCGCGTCGCGCTGGATATTGAAGAGCGCTACAACCACATCCCGGACACCAGCTCCCTTTCTATCCGTACATCCGGCCTGTTAGGTGAACAATATCTGGCCCTGAACATCGGTTTTGAAGATCCTGAGCTGGGAACGACTATCCTGAAAGACGGTGGTGTAATTCAGGATACGAAATCAGCCATGGTGCTGGAAGATATGATTGGTCAGTTCCTTTACAACAGTAACAGTAAAGGGGGTGACGAGAATCAGGCTGCGCAAACCCCTGCGCAGAGTGACATTACGCCGCCTGTTGGCACGACGAATTCATCTCAGGAGAAGTAA
- the lptA gene encoding lipopolysaccharide ABC transporter substrate-binding protein LptA — translation MKFQANKLSLNGVIAGALLALSLPALAVTGDTEQPIHIESDTQSLDMQGNVVTFTGNVVVTQGTIKINADKVVVTRPGGEDGKEIIDGYGNPATFYQMQDNGKPVKGHASQMHYELAKDFVVLTGNAFLEQLDSNIKGDKITYLVKEQKMQAFSEKGKRVTTVLVPSQLQDKNSTQAPAQKKSN, via the coding sequence ATGAAATTCCAAGCAAACAAACTCAGCCTTAATGGTGTAATAGCCGGCGCGCTGCTGGCCCTTAGCCTGCCTGCGCTTGCTGTGACGGGTGATACCGAGCAGCCGATCCATATCGAATCTGATACGCAATCACTCGATATGCAGGGCAACGTCGTGACCTTTACCGGCAATGTGGTTGTGACTCAGGGCACCATCAAAATCAACGCGGATAAAGTCGTGGTGACGCGTCCGGGCGGCGAAGACGGGAAAGAGATTATCGATGGCTACGGCAATCCGGCCACCTTCTACCAGATGCAGGATAACGGCAAGCCGGTTAAAGGCCACGCCTCCCAGATGCACTATGAGCTGGCGAAAGATTTTGTAGTCCTGACCGGTAATGCGTTCCTGGAGCAGCTCGACAGCAACATTAAGGGCGACAAGATCACCTACCTGGTCAAAGAGCAAAAAATGCAGGCCTTCAGCGAAAAAGGCAAACGCGTGACCACCGTACTGGTTCCATCGCAGCTGCAGGACAAAAATAGCACTCAGGCCCCGGCACAGAAAAAGAGTAACTAA
- the mlaF gene encoding phospholipid ABC transporter ATP-binding protein MlaF: MSLNEANLVDVRGVSFTRSSRVIFDNISLTVPRGKITAIMGPSGIGKTTLLRLIGGQIPPSEGEILFDGENIPAMSRSRLYTVRKRMSMLFQSGALFTDMNVFDNVAYPLREHTHLPPELLKSTVMMKLEAVGLRGAAKLMPSELSGGMARRAALARAIALEPDLIMFDEPFVGQDPITMGVLVKLISELNSALGVTCIVVSHDVPEVLSIADYAYIVADKKIVAHGSAQSLQTNSDARVRQFLDGIADGPVPFRYPAGDYHKDLLGIGS; the protein is encoded by the coding sequence ATGAGCCTGAATGAGGCGAATTTAGTCGATGTCCGTGGCGTCAGCTTCACGCGCAGCAGCCGGGTCATTTTTGACAACATCTCTCTCACCGTGCCGCGCGGTAAAATCACCGCCATCATGGGCCCCTCCGGCATTGGTAAAACGACATTATTGCGCCTGATTGGTGGTCAGATCCCGCCATCCGAGGGCGAAATACTCTTTGATGGCGAAAACATCCCGGCGATGTCACGCTCGCGCCTGTATACCGTACGTAAACGCATGAGCATGCTGTTTCAGTCCGGGGCGCTATTTACTGACATGAACGTCTTCGATAATGTCGCCTACCCGCTGCGTGAGCATACGCACCTGCCGCCGGAGCTGTTAAAAAGCACCGTCATGATGAAGCTTGAAGCCGTTGGTCTGCGGGGCGCGGCGAAACTGATGCCTTCCGAACTCTCTGGCGGTATGGCCCGCCGTGCCGCCCTGGCGCGTGCCATTGCGCTGGAACCCGATTTAATTATGTTTGACGAGCCGTTCGTCGGGCAGGATCCCATCACGATGGGGGTGCTGGTAAAACTGATTTCTGAGCTGAACAGCGCGCTGGGTGTAACCTGTATTGTGGTCTCTCACGACGTACCCGAGGTGCTGAGCATTGCCGACTACGCCTATATCGTAGCGGACAAGAAAATTGTGGCGCACGGTAGCGCCCAGTCATTGCAGACCAACAGCGATGCACGCGTCCGTCAGTTCCTTGACGGCATTGCAGATGGCCCCGTGCCGTTCCGTTATCCGGCGGGTGATTATCATAAAGATTTATTGGGAATAGGGAGTTAA
- the mlaC gene encoding phospholipid-binding protein MlaC has protein sequence MIKRLLMVAMLMIAPLTAANAADQSNPYQQMNEAAKKTFDRLKNEQPKIRSNPDYLRDVVDQELLPYVQVKYAGALVLGRYYKDATPAQREAYFTAFREYLKQAYGQALAMYHGQTYQIAPEQPLGSATILPIRVTIVDPNGRPPVRLDFQWRKNTQTGNWQAYDMIAEGVSMITTKQNEWSDLLRTKGIDGLTAQLNSISRQKITLEGNK, from the coding sequence ATGATTAAACGACTGTTAATGGTTGCCATGCTGATGATTGCCCCTCTGACTGCAGCTAACGCAGCCGATCAGAGCAATCCTTATCAACAGATGAATGAGGCAGCAAAGAAAACCTTCGATCGCCTCAAAAACGAGCAGCCGAAGATCCGCTCCAACCCCGATTACCTGCGTGATGTGGTTGATCAGGAGCTGCTGCCGTATGTACAGGTGAAATATGCCGGTGCTCTGGTGCTGGGCCGTTACTACAAAGACGCGACACCAGCGCAGCGTGAAGCCTATTTCACTGCGTTCCGTGAATATCTGAAGCAGGCCTACGGTCAGGCTCTGGCGATGTACCACGGCCAGACGTATCAGATTGCACCAGAACAGCCGTTAGGTTCCGCCACCATCCTGCCTATCCGCGTGACCATCGTCGATCCGAACGGTCGCCCGCCAGTGCGTCTGGATTTCCAGTGGCGTAAGAACACCCAGACCGGTAACTGGCAGGCTTACGACATGATTGCAGAAGGCGTCAGCATGATTACCACCAAGCAGAACGAATGGAGCGATCTGTTGCGTACTAAAGGTATTGATGGTCTGACTGCGCAGCTGAACAGTATCTCACGTCAGAAAATTACCCTGGAAGGGAACAAGTAA
- the mlaB gene encoding lipid asymmetry maintenance protein MlaB has translation MSQLSWTREGETLLLSGELDQDYLNPLWDAREEAMKGVSCIDLSGISRVDTAGVALLVHLVSTGKRQGAQVTLSGVSDNVATLAQLYNLPADVLPR, from the coding sequence ATGTCGCAGCTGAGCTGGACCCGTGAGGGTGAGACGTTATTACTCTCAGGCGAGTTGGATCAGGATTATCTGAATCCTCTGTGGGATGCGCGTGAAGAAGCTATGAAGGGAGTCTCCTGTATCGACCTGAGCGGTATCTCTCGCGTGGATACGGCGGGTGTGGCGCTGCTGGTACACCTGGTGTCTACGGGCAAGCGGCAGGGCGCACAGGTGACGCTTTCAGGCGTCAGCGATAACGTCGCCACGCTGGCCCAGCTCTATAATCTGCCGGCAGACGTATTGCCTCGCTAA